A stretch of the Streptomyces sp. NBC_01428 genome encodes the following:
- a CDS encoding GNAT family N-acetyltransferase, translating into MTLPTPELHTTRLRLRPFTDADTAPLYTLHSNAHVLRYWDSPPWTEPARAQRFIATCRTIEEEGTGARVAVDRLSDGAFIGWCGLTNWNPDFRSASLGYVFDTAAWGHGYATETAHAVLRWAFDALDLNRVQAETDTRNLASARVLDKLGFVREGTLREDCVVNGDVSDSWIFGLLHREWHPTAVH; encoded by the coding sequence CGAACTGCACACCACCCGCCTACGACTGCGGCCGTTCACCGACGCCGACACGGCACCGCTCTACACGCTCCACAGCAACGCCCACGTGCTGCGCTACTGGGACTCCCCGCCATGGACCGAACCGGCCCGCGCCCAGCGCTTCATCGCAACATGCCGGACGATCGAGGAGGAAGGCACGGGAGCACGGGTGGCCGTCGACCGCCTCTCCGACGGCGCGTTCATCGGCTGGTGCGGCCTGACCAACTGGAACCCGGACTTCCGCAGCGCATCCCTCGGCTACGTCTTCGACACCGCCGCATGGGGCCACGGCTACGCCACCGAGACCGCACACGCCGTCCTGCGGTGGGCGTTCGACGCCCTGGACCTGAACCGCGTCCAGGCCGAGACCGACACCCGCAACCTGGCCTCCGCCCGGGTCCTGGACAAGCTCGGCTTCGTCCGCGAAGGCACCCTCCGCGAGGACTGCGTCGTCAACGGCGACGTCTCCGACTCCTGGATCTTCGGCCTCCTCCACCGCGAATGGCACCCGACAGCCGTCCACTAG
- a CDS encoding RNA polymerase subunit sigma-70 codes for MVDFDRQIEPFRQELLAHCYRILGSVHDAEDLVQETYLRAWRARDAYDPSRAALRTWLHRIATNACLTALETRRRRPLPAGTVTERLPTDPLVHGGEATWLQPIPDSLLHLGSPTGTAIDPSSVRLAFVAALQHLSARQRAALILRDVLAFSAVEAADVLDASVASVNSALQRARARLNEAGVLEEQIAEPSQAEQRALVDRYMKAFQDADVEGLKKLLSDDVIMEMPPMLNWFTGPEKYGQFMDWVFAEAGANWHLTHVAANGQPGMAAYRLGDSGAFELHTLQVFTVTASGISRNTVFQDTEIFAAFRLAPRIEA; via the coding sequence GTGGTGGATTTCGACCGTCAGATCGAACCATTCCGACAGGAGCTGCTCGCTCACTGCTACCGCATCCTCGGCTCGGTCCACGACGCCGAGGACCTGGTGCAGGAGACCTATCTGCGAGCCTGGCGGGCCCGGGACGCCTACGACCCGTCCCGCGCCGCATTGCGGACCTGGCTCCACCGGATCGCCACCAACGCATGCCTGACAGCCCTGGAAACCCGGCGCCGCCGCCCGCTGCCCGCCGGAACAGTGACCGAACGCCTGCCCACGGACCCGCTGGTCCACGGAGGCGAAGCCACCTGGCTCCAGCCGATCCCCGACTCACTGCTGCACCTGGGAAGCCCCACCGGCACGGCCATCGACCCCAGCAGCGTACGGCTCGCCTTCGTCGCCGCCCTGCAACACCTCTCAGCACGCCAACGGGCCGCGCTGATCCTGCGCGACGTCCTCGCCTTCTCCGCCGTCGAAGCAGCGGACGTCCTCGACGCGTCGGTCGCCTCGGTCAACAGCGCCCTGCAACGCGCACGCGCTCGCCTGAACGAGGCGGGCGTCCTCGAGGAGCAGATTGCAGAACCCTCCCAGGCAGAGCAACGAGCCCTCGTCGACCGCTACATGAAAGCGTTCCAGGACGCCGACGTCGAAGGGCTCAAGAAACTGCTGAGCGACGACGTCATCATGGAGATGCCGCCGATGCTCAACTGGTTCACCGGACCCGAGAAGTACGGGCAGTTCATGGACTGGGTCTTCGCCGAGGCAGGCGCCAACTGGCACCTGACCCATGTCGCGGCGAACGGCCAGCCCGGCATGGCCGCCTACCGCCTCGGCGACAGCGGCGCCTTCGAACTCCACACACTCCAGGTGTTCACCGTCACCGCTTCCGGGATCAGCAGAAACACCGTCTTCCAGGACACCGAGATCTTCGCAGCCTTCCGTCTGGCCCCCCGCATCGAAGCCTGA
- a CDS encoding SgcJ/EcaC family oxidoreductase gives MTTNRTHTADETAILKVLENVYAAWDTYDADAFVADYTEDASVILPGSYRSSREEIRQSMQAGFTSYLKDSTTNNKVLDIRFLNKDAAAVISETSILFSGETHVPADRSAIAMWILTRQETEWQVAAYQNSPKAAATS, from the coding sequence ATGACCACGAACCGGACGCACACCGCGGACGAGACCGCCATCCTCAAGGTCCTCGAGAACGTCTACGCCGCGTGGGACACCTATGACGCGGACGCGTTCGTCGCCGACTACACCGAGGACGCGAGCGTGATCCTGCCGGGGTCCTACCGCTCCTCCCGCGAGGAGATCCGGCAGAGCATGCAGGCCGGCTTCACCAGCTACCTCAAGGACTCCACCACGAACAACAAGGTGCTCGACATCCGCTTCCTCAACAAGGATGCCGCCGCCGTCATCAGCGAGACGAGCATCCTCTTCTCCGGCGAGACACACGTGCCGGCCGACCGCAGCGCGATCGCCATGTGGATCCTGACCCGCCAGGAAACGGAATGGCAGGTGGCTGCCTACCAGAACTCGCCGAAGGCGGCGGCCACGAGCTGA